One genomic region from Spodoptera frugiperda isolate SF20-4 chromosome 21, AGI-APGP_CSIRO_Sfru_2.0, whole genome shotgun sequence encodes:
- the LOC118280499 gene encoding uncharacterized protein LOC118280499 has product MPYYCTVPRCTSMAGKVKNVSFHQFPRDEELAKLWNDILKRGKPYTKYSKVCSLHFKQEDYTITSAGKNKGQWRTLRKDAIPSQNLPSDGPAPYPRRQTGSWVPNNVPAIDPQIHQQAQQLAQAIYMQTMLAMQAASVQDAMANGFSNGLPTLPPPYDTKSSTSPTQEEPDLKPPTQAPSPLRTDLDHTSSYKCTECSKCFKDPDVFLLHKRTHKDTQPTNGKENLDLNAIKPEMLRANPILANLLKNSVEKDIFTANMLEKQLMLSFSNMENYFKSVSKFNNCNSSALDDSQLVIDENVA; this is encoded by the exons ATGCCTTACTACTGCACAGTGCCGCGTTGTACGTCAATGGCAGGAAAGGTGAAAAATGTATCATTCCACCAATTTCCCAGGGACGAAGAGCTTGCAAAACTGTGGAACGATATATTGAAACGCGGCAAACCTTATACGAAGTACTCTAAAGTATGTAGTCTCCATTTTAAACAAGAAGATTACACAATAACAAGCGCAGGCAAGAATAAAG GTCAATGGAGGACCCTCCGCAAAGATGCTATACCCTCTCAGAACCTGCCCTCGGATGGACCGGCTCCATACCCCAGAAGACAGACAGGCTCCTGGGTACCCAACAATGTACCTGCTATAGACCCACAG ATCCACCAGCAAGCGCAACAGCTGGCTCAAGCTATATATATGCAGACCATGCTAGCAATGCAAGCTGCAAGCGTGCAGGATGCCATGGCTAATGGATTTTCTAATG GCCTCCCAACACTCCCCCCGCCTTACGACACAAAGTCCTCAACATCGCCCACACAAGAGGAACCAGACTTAAAACCACCTACCCAAGCACCAAGCCCGCTCAGAACAGACTTGGATCACACATCATCATACAAATGTACGGAGTGCTCAAAGTGTTTTAAGGACCCAGATGTCTTTTTACTCCATAAGCGGACACATAAAGATACCCAACCGACAAACGGTAAGGAAAACTTAGATCTTAATGCTATAAAACCAGAAATGCTTAGAGCGAATCCGATTCTggctaatttattaaaaaattcagTAGAAAAAGACATTTTCACTGCTAATATGttagaaaaacaattaatgCTCAGTTTTTCCAATATGGAGAATTATTTTAAGAGTGTATCCAAGTTTAATAATTGTAATAGTTCGGCTTTAGATGATAGTCAATTGGTTATTGATGAAAATGTAGCTTAA